In Oscillatoria sp. FACHB-1407, one genomic interval encodes:
- a CDS encoding tetratricopeptide repeat protein, with amino-acid sequence MADELIQKLKQLIEQDLQTAPAAAPIGQLVERLQQNKSIEQAIQINTGDAVGFQALVQEGGVANMGIHLHGWEEEKLTQVLTAFLKSLQPTGTPHNLPRSGAVQFVGRANELHQLHTQLQQNNCLAITAIQGMGGIGKTELALQYAIAHLSDYPGGICWLRALEPDIGTQIVNFARSQLDLTPPDGLELPDQVAYCWRNWHPGNVLIVLDNVIDYEAIVSYLPPQDSRFKVLLTSRLYLGRSLHYLQLDVLPPEAALDLLRAIAGEERINHQLTEAQQLAEWLGYLPLGLELTGRYLASKPDLDLITLQQRLNDKRLAARALVRQESMTATHESVAAAFELSWQDSKMSDAARQLGYLLCLFALAPIHWQWVEQCLPDWDAEDLEDCRDLGLVNRSLLQRVEPGIYKLHQLIREFLQTKLTQFEQADEFKRSLCRVMVAIAQTLPQTPTKAQIQTLTPALPHLQEVATALKVWISDDSLIWPYVGLSRFYEGQGAYAQSLPWHKKCCEVVQERLGEEHPAVATSLNNLAALYASQGRYREAEPLYIQALDLSRQILGEEHPDVASSLNNLAGLYDSQGRYSEAEPLYIQALDLRRQILGEEHPAVATSLNNLAGLYYSQGRYREAEPLYLEALNILFNRLGENHPNTQTVWQNFVTFIRQVIESGQTHILSDHPAVQQVLTQLQSEGDSSSDRPSP; translated from the coding sequence ATGGCTGATGAGCTAATTCAGAAGCTAAAACAACTCATCGAACAAGACCTTCAAACTGCACCTGCGGCAGCTCCGATCGGACAATTAGTTGAGCGGCTCCAGCAGAACAAAAGTATTGAGCAGGCGATTCAAATTAACACCGGAGATGCAGTTGGGTTCCAAGCCCTGGTGCAGGAGGGGGGCGTTGCCAATATGGGCATCCACCTCCACGGCTGGGAAGAGGAAAAACTCACCCAGGTACTGACCGCATTCCTCAAGTCCCTTCAGCCCACAGGCACCCCCCACAATCTCCCCCGCAGTGGTGCTGTCCAATTCGTTGGACGCGCCAATGAACTGCACCAACTCCACACCCAACTCCAACAAAACAATTGCCTCGCCATCACCGCCATTCAAGGCATGGGAGGCATCGGCAAAACTGAACTCGCCCTGCAATATGCGATCGCCCACTTGTCCGATTACCCCGGTGGCATCTGCTGGCTACGGGCACTGGAACCCGATATCGGCACTCAAATTGTCAACTTTGCGCGATCGCAGTTAGACCTTACCCCACCTGATGGCTTAGAGCTACCTGATCAGGTCGCCTACTGTTGGCGCAACTGGCACCCCGGCAATGTCCTGATCGTGTTGGATAACGTCATCGATTACGAGGCGATCGTTTCCTATCTCCCTCCACAAGACTCCCGGTTTAAGGTGCTGCTCACCTCCCGGCTCTACTTAGGGCGATCGCTCCACTACCTCCAACTCGATGTGTTACCGCCAGAGGCAGCGTTGGATCTGTTGCGAGCGATCGCAGGCGAAGAACGCATCAACCATCAACTTACCGAGGCACAACAGTTGGCAGAGTGGCTGGGCTATTTACCCCTGGGGTTAGAACTAACTGGACGCTACCTTGCCTCCAAACCAGACCTTGACCTGATCACGCTGCAACAACGCCTCAACGACAAGCGATTAGCCGCACGGGCATTAGTGCGACAAGAGTCTATGACGGCAACCCACGAAAGTGTTGCTGCTGCCTTCGAGTTGAGTTGGCAAGACTCAAAGATGAGCGACGCTGCACGGCAGTTAGGCTACCTGCTCTGTCTGTTTGCCCTGGCTCCTATTCACTGGCAATGGGTCGAACAATGCCTCCCCGATTGGGATGCCGAAGACCTGGAAGACTGTCGAGATTTGGGTTTAGTCAATCGCAGTTTGCTGCAACGAGTCGAACCCGGCATCTACAAACTGCACCAACTGATCCGCGAGTTTCTCCAGACTAAACTGACCCAGTTTGAGCAGGCAGACGAGTTCAAGCGATCGCTCTGTCGGGTGATGGTGGCGATCGCCCAAACCCTTCCCCAAACCCCTACCAAAGCCCAGATCCAGACCCTCACCCCCGCCCTCCCCCACCTGCAAGAAGTCGCAACGGCTCTAAAGGTTTGGATCAGCGATGATAGCTTAATTTGGCCATATGTTGGGTTGAGTCGGTTTTATGAAGGGCAGGGAGCCTATGCCCAATCATTGCCCTGGCATAAAAAGTGTTGCGAAGTCGTCCAGGAACGCTTAGGGGAGGAGCATCCCGCTGTGGCTACCAGTCTGAACAATCTAGCCGCACTCTACGCTTCCCAGGGCCGCTACCGTGAGGCAGAACCGCTCTACATTCAGGCGTTGGACTTGAGTCGCCAGATTTTGGGGGAGGAGCATCCCGATGTCGCCAGCAGTCTGAACAATCTAGCCGGACTCTACGATTCCCAGGGCCGCTACAGTGAGGCAGAACCGCTCTACATTCAGGCGTTGGACTTGCGTCGCCAGATTTTGGGGGAGGAGCATCCCGCTGTGGCTACCAGTCTGAACAATCTAGCCGGACTCTACTATTCCCAGGGCCGCTACCGTGAGGCAGAGCCCCTCTATCTAGAGGCACTCAACATTTTGTTCAACCGCTTAGGTGAAAACCATCCCAACACCCAAACCGTTTGGCAAAACTTTGTCACGTTCATCCGTCAAGTCATTGAGTCAGGGCAAACCCACATCCTCTCTGACCATCCTGCTGTGCAGCAGGTTCTCACCCAACTGCAATCCGAAGGCGATTCCAGCAGCGATCGCCCCTCCCCATAG